One Aliidiomarina minuta genomic region harbors:
- a CDS encoding ABC transporter ATP-binding protein, which produces MLRFENINKAYRTGGLSVTALAGVSAEIKAGETVALCGPSGSGKSTLLNICGLLDNQYQGTIWLNGQAIPKHKNQLTQIRRAKLGFIFQQYNLIPVMSVYENLEFPLLMLDLSKKQRREQVTEILDKVGLKEHISKLPGQLSGGQQQRVAIARALVKRPEMVIADEPTANLDTATANMIMDLMRDLGNDLGSTFLVATHDQRMTERCHRVLNLADGMLGAL; this is translated from the coding sequence ATGCTTAGATTTGAGAATATCAATAAAGCCTATCGAACTGGGGGTCTTTCTGTCACCGCGCTAGCGGGCGTGTCGGCGGAGATCAAAGCCGGTGAAACTGTTGCCTTATGCGGTCCCTCGGGTAGTGGCAAGTCGACCTTATTAAACATTTGTGGATTACTGGATAACCAGTATCAAGGGACTATTTGGTTGAATGGTCAAGCTATTCCAAAACACAAAAACCAGCTGACCCAGATAAGACGCGCAAAACTCGGCTTTATTTTTCAGCAATACAATTTAATCCCGGTCATGTCGGTTTATGAAAACCTTGAATTCCCATTGTTGATGCTGGATCTGAGCAAAAAACAACGAAGGGAGCAAGTCACAGAAATCCTGGATAAGGTAGGGCTCAAAGAACATATATCCAAACTTCCTGGCCAACTGTCTGGTGGCCAGCAACAGCGTGTTGCTATAGCGCGCGCTTTGGTCAAGCGTCCAGAAATGGTGATCGCCGATGAACCCACCGCTAACTTAGATACAGCGACGGCAAATATGATCATGGATTTGATGCGGGATCTCGGTAATGACCTGGGCAGCACCTTTCTGGTAGCGACTCATGACCAGCGTATGACCGAACGCTGTCATCGGGTGCTGAATTTAGCCGACGGTATGTTGGGAGCCTTATAA
- a CDS encoding alpha/beta hydrolase family protein has product MLKNVCLFFLTLFSFAFGVGEAAEDESNQLLSADTCFRSPFGSYSEWVSMITASTSQRLDDEAEIQERVDNFRSQFPEEDFEHYRQTLDCQTFRYHSGDALVNGYVIRPKDADSELPVIIYNRGGNGNYGSVNMARMAGDLFPLAEEGFIVIGTQYRGTFEREPEYHDEFGGADVEDVTRLLELLPEIPNADMDRIGMLGTSRGAMQSYLALKDSSQVKALVTIAGNVDLLKDLETRPEMERVYEGRIPNYDTNKEDELRKRSAIHWISEINSDIPILLLHGEEDERVNARNSVAMAEELARLGREYKFVLYSNDGHDLSENKEVAFHEVIKWFDTHLQ; this is encoded by the coding sequence GTGTTGAAAAATGTATGTTTATTCTTTCTAACCCTCTTTAGTTTTGCTTTTGGGGTCGGGGAAGCCGCAGAAGACGAGTCAAATCAGCTGTTGTCCGCAGATACTTGTTTCAGATCTCCTTTCGGCTCCTATTCCGAGTGGGTATCTATGATTACGGCAAGCACATCCCAAAGGCTAGACGACGAAGCTGAGATTCAAGAGCGCGTTGATAATTTCAGAAGCCAGTTCCCCGAGGAGGATTTTGAGCATTATCGACAAACACTCGATTGTCAGACTTTTAGGTATCACTCAGGTGATGCGTTGGTGAATGGGTATGTTATTCGCCCAAAAGATGCAGATAGTGAACTTCCTGTCATTATCTATAACCGTGGTGGAAATGGTAATTACGGTAGCGTGAACATGGCACGTATGGCTGGTGACTTATTTCCTCTAGCGGAAGAGGGCTTTATTGTCATTGGTACGCAATATAGAGGAACTTTTGAAAGAGAGCCTGAGTACCATGATGAGTTTGGTGGAGCGGATGTTGAAGATGTCACCCGCTTGTTAGAGCTTTTGCCCGAAATACCTAACGCAGATATGGACAGAATAGGTATGTTAGGTACAAGTCGGGGGGCTATGCAGTCGTATCTGGCCCTTAAAGACAGCTCGCAGGTAAAAGCATTAGTGACCATTGCCGGTAACGTAGATCTGTTGAAAGATTTGGAAACGAGGCCTGAGATGGAGAGAGTTTATGAAGGGCGAATTCCTAATTATGATACGAACAAAGAGGATGAACTTAGAAAACGTTCTGCCATACATTGGATATCTGAGATTAACTCAGATATCCCTATTTTGTTGCTTCATGGGGAGGAAGACGAACGAGTGAATGCTCGCAACTCTGTCGCCATGGCTGAGGAGCTGGCACGATTAGGACGAGAATATAAGTTCGTTCTCTACTCGAATGATGGTCATGATCTGAGTGAGAACAAAGAAGTAGCTTTCCATGAAGTAATCAAATGGTTTGATACGCACTTGCAGTAG
- a CDS encoding DUF6768 family protein — protein MTNDDELKTMLQKETEQLDNLIHNDAELVGYLRTGFSTGMRGIMYVAYGCAILFSIALIWSAYQFFFAGTEEPVFWGVCLILSFQAQTTTKLWIYMQTNRKYQSEELRQFLKAAGKL, from the coding sequence ATGACAAATGATGATGAACTAAAAACGATGCTACAAAAAGAAACCGAGCAGTTAGATAACTTGATTCATAATGACGCGGAGCTTGTCGGCTATTTGCGAACCGGGTTTTCTACCGGGATGCGAGGCATAATGTATGTTGCCTATGGTTGCGCAATATTATTCTCTATAGCCTTGATCTGGAGCGCTTATCAGTTCTTCTTTGCAGGTACAGAAGAGCCTGTCTTTTGGGGAGTTTGCCTGATCTTAAGTTTTCAGGCACAAACCACGACAAAGCTATGGATCTATATGCAAACAAACCGAAAGTACCAGTCAGAAGAGTTACGTCAGTTTCTCAAAGCCGCCGGGAAGCTTTAA
- a CDS encoding type IV toxin-antitoxin system AbiEi family antitoxin yields the protein MSAESSSKLNKLLRDQPAGVVLCSAWLVDNGYSNDLQKRYKNSQWFESVGTGALIRFGDQVDYLGAVYALQTQLGLSIHPGGKTALALQGKSHYLELSPKHAQLFGDQGEHLPLWFKKRDWGLSVKCALTNFLPPELGLIELSHKQFKVKVSDPARAVMECLYLAPKSQSLTEVFELMEGLNNLRPASVQKLLEACKSIKVKRLFLYMADKAKHDWVNYLNLDNVDLGSGKRSIVADGVYVAKYQITVPKALEALA from the coding sequence ATGAGTGCTGAATCATCATCTAAATTAAACAAGCTGCTCAGAGACCAACCCGCGGGGGTTGTGCTTTGCTCTGCCTGGCTTGTTGATAATGGTTACAGCAACGATCTCCAGAAACGTTACAAGAACAGCCAGTGGTTTGAATCTGTCGGTACGGGTGCATTAATCCGCTTCGGCGACCAGGTCGATTATCTGGGGGCTGTCTATGCACTGCAAACCCAGCTGGGTCTATCCATCCATCCAGGGGGTAAGACTGCATTAGCACTGCAGGGCAAGTCACACTACCTAGAGCTCTCTCCGAAACATGCCCAACTGTTTGGCGATCAGGGTGAGCATTTACCGCTTTGGTTCAAGAAACGGGACTGGGGTCTTTCGGTAAAGTGCGCCCTCACCAATTTTCTACCGCCGGAGCTTGGTTTGATCGAACTATCGCATAAGCAATTTAAAGTGAAGGTATCCGACCCTGCACGGGCAGTCATGGAATGCTTATACTTGGCACCAAAGTCACAATCATTAACGGAGGTCTTCGAGTTAATGGAGGGGCTGAACAACCTGCGGCCGGCGTCCGTGCAAAAACTGCTTGAAGCCTGCAAATCAATCAAGGTCAAACGCCTGTTTCTTTATATGGCAGATAAAGCCAAGCATGACTGGGTAAACTACCTGAACTTAGACAACGTGGACTTAGGCTCCGGAAAGCGTTCGATAGTCGCCGATGGGGTGTATGTGGCGAAGTACCAAATCACCGTACCGAAGGCACTGGAGGCATTGGCATGA
- a CDS encoding type II toxin-antitoxin system HipA family toxin, whose amino-acid sequence MNPVTLQLFNQGRWWDAASLDFHGDQMNSSVTLSYLPSYIQKILSYDRRDCWACSVNAPVTMVPIEYPGWPALLDDLLPAGESRAWWLNYLDVSRRSEFEQNYALLTRACIAPVGNIRVKEAAQNLGTNTQRFPIKSVVQLQHEFLEYANEQGAAVGGATGAGGAAPKLLLMVEGNDVFIDSDFAGRPLQATPYLTKFARNTRSVRDNNILRAEGVFYQALTKILDDTGIETIDTSQMMTHDYQNQVSLWLPRFDVGIKNNRATRYGLESIYSIINAAPGSYKDHFEVIDKVWGRIKTVTQMSSFEFARQYLVRDLLNLIFGNSDNHGRNVSFLKLENDIQFAPIYDFAPMKADPEMVTRLFKWGQDCERSGLVQFNLVVEHLAEFADPVLLLESLREIAERLLELPGLLRALNCPQEILEFPTIAFERTKDKLISYGVYHG is encoded by the coding sequence ATGAACCCTGTAACGCTACAGCTTTTTAATCAAGGACGTTGGTGGGACGCCGCATCCCTGGATTTTCACGGTGACCAGATGAATTCGTCTGTCACCCTGTCGTACCTGCCGAGCTATATTCAAAAAATACTAAGTTACGACCGCAGAGATTGTTGGGCGTGCAGCGTCAACGCTCCCGTCACCATGGTTCCTATTGAATACCCTGGGTGGCCTGCACTATTAGACGACTTGCTACCAGCGGGTGAGTCACGAGCCTGGTGGCTGAACTACCTTGATGTCAGCAGACGCAGTGAATTTGAGCAAAACTACGCCCTCCTCACTCGCGCCTGCATAGCACCCGTGGGGAATATTCGCGTAAAAGAAGCCGCTCAAAACCTAGGTACTAATACCCAACGGTTTCCCATTAAGTCAGTTGTTCAGCTTCAACATGAGTTTTTAGAGTACGCCAACGAGCAAGGTGCTGCTGTCGGAGGCGCGACGGGAGCGGGCGGCGCGGCGCCTAAACTGCTGCTCATGGTTGAAGGCAATGACGTCTTTATCGACAGTGACTTCGCAGGACGCCCTTTACAAGCAACCCCTTACCTCACTAAGTTTGCGCGAAATACACGCTCAGTGCGCGACAACAATATTCTTCGCGCGGAAGGTGTTTTCTATCAGGCATTAACAAAGATACTTGATGACACCGGTATCGAAACTATTGATACCTCTCAAATGATGACACATGACTACCAAAATCAAGTTAGCCTTTGGCTGCCGCGCTTTGATGTGGGAATCAAGAATAACCGAGCCACTCGGTATGGCCTTGAGAGTATATACTCAATCATTAATGCGGCACCTGGTAGTTATAAAGACCATTTTGAAGTGATAGATAAAGTCTGGGGCCGAATCAAGACTGTGACACAGATGTCGAGTTTTGAGTTCGCCAGGCAATATTTGGTCCGAGACTTATTAAATCTAATTTTCGGCAACTCCGATAACCACGGGCGCAACGTATCTTTTCTTAAGTTAGAAAACGACATTCAATTTGCTCCCATCTATGATTTTGCACCAATGAAAGCTGACCCTGAGATGGTCACGCGCTTATTTAAGTGGGGCCAAGACTGCGAGCGCAGTGGCTTGGTTCAATTCAATCTTGTAGTGGAGCACCTTGCAGAATTTGCAGACCCCGTATTGCTCCTGGAAAGCCTTAGAGAAATCGCAGAACGACTACTTGAGTTACCTGGTTTGTTGCGAGCGCTAAACTGTCCTCAGGAAATACTAGAATTCCCGACAATCGCCTTTGAGCGCACAAAAGATAAACTAATTAGCTACGGGGTTTACCATGGATAA
- a CDS encoding outer membrane lipoprotein-sorting protein — protein MSKLTSAILFTFNLLLLLPLNALAGNIHQLSGEATLRTIDNFRSEPGSVKISSTVTSYRNGEITNTRQYDVYSTSDSRSLVIFKSASEQGQKVLMRGHDYWLFMPRSRRPIRITPMQKLLGDASLGDIATLSWSEDYEIHETINKGATWRLELHATSPKLSYERILLEVDTTDLFPLKAALYLRSGMHAKTAEFERGVRNEEVRVVAMALHDEMRPGHTTVISYDHIESIHVPDRLFNPQVLIRTDLDQLLTD, from the coding sequence ATGTCTAAATTAACTAGTGCAATCCTTTTTACCTTCAATCTTCTTTTGCTGTTGCCTTTAAACGCATTGGCCGGAAACATCCATCAGCTAAGTGGCGAAGCAACACTGCGGACAATAGATAACTTTCGCAGTGAACCCGGTTCGGTAAAAATATCCTCCACAGTCACCTCCTATCGCAATGGCGAAATCACTAACACCCGGCAATACGATGTCTATTCAACAAGCGATAGCCGCTCATTAGTCATCTTTAAGTCGGCATCCGAGCAAGGTCAGAAAGTGCTGATGCGGGGCCATGACTACTGGCTGTTTATGCCGCGAAGTCGCCGCCCTATTCGAATTACGCCCATGCAGAAGCTCTTAGGAGATGCGTCACTGGGAGATATAGCGACGCTGAGTTGGAGTGAGGATTACGAGATTCATGAAACAATCAACAAAGGCGCTACCTGGCGGTTAGAGCTGCATGCTACCTCCCCTAAATTGAGTTACGAAAGAATACTGCTTGAGGTCGATACGACTGATCTTTTTCCACTCAAAGCCGCCCTTTACCTGCGCTCTGGCATGCATGCAAAAACCGCCGAATTCGAACGCGGGGTTCGTAATGAGGAGGTAAGGGTGGTGGCTATGGCGCTGCATGATGAGATGCGACCAGGTCATACAACAGTCATTAGTTATGACCATATTGAGTCCATACATGTGCCAGACAGACTGTTTAACCCTCAGGTTCTTATCCGCACCGATCTTGATCAACTGCTAACAGATTGA
- a CDS encoding DUF4097 family beta strand repeat-containing protein, which translates to MKNYRLFMLAAMLTALPAAALADEDCNLESIERITLDVADVRAFKVSVGPDKIQLQGREQDNGELRIRKCASSNDRLNALQANQVKQGDTLTLELDHGGQANYRSSFFGFMRTENYGYFEISGTVPSHWALDIAVGSGDADITEIASVNIVIGSGDASIKNVAGEVTATLGSGDLEIKRVGSLSVSSIGSGDLEADYISGTADIGSIGSGDAELDNIGGDVTVGNIGSGTLDIERVAGNVSVGTLGSGDIRASHIEGDFTLRSKGSGSIDINNIRGSVQVPNR; encoded by the coding sequence ATGAAAAATTATAGGCTATTCATGCTCGCGGCAATGTTAACCGCACTGCCTGCAGCTGCGTTGGCTGACGAGGACTGTAACCTTGAGTCTATTGAACGCATCACACTCGATGTTGCGGATGTCAGAGCATTTAAAGTTTCCGTAGGCCCAGACAAGATTCAGCTACAGGGCCGCGAACAGGATAATGGCGAACTGCGCATTCGCAAATGCGCCTCGTCTAACGACCGCCTGAATGCATTGCAGGCTAACCAGGTAAAGCAAGGTGATACATTAACCTTAGAGCTTGACCATGGTGGTCAGGCCAACTACCGATCCAGTTTCTTCGGTTTCATGCGAACAGAGAATTACGGCTACTTTGAAATTTCCGGCACTGTCCCCAGCCATTGGGCGTTAGATATCGCGGTAGGCTCTGGCGATGCAGATATCACGGAGATCGCCTCCGTTAACATAGTGATCGGAAGTGGAGATGCCAGCATTAAAAATGTCGCCGGTGAAGTCACTGCAACCCTTGGCAGTGGTGACCTGGAAATTAAAAGAGTCGGTTCCTTATCGGTTTCTTCAATTGGCTCAGGAGACTTGGAAGCAGATTACATTTCCGGTACTGCCGATATTGGCAGCATAGGCTCTGGTGATGCTGAGCTCGATAACATCGGTGGTGACGTCACTGTGGGCAACATAGGTTCTGGCACACTCGATATTGAGCGCGTCGCAGGCAATGTTTCTGTGGGCACTCTTGGTTCAGGCGATATTCGCGCCAGTCATATCGAAGGCGACTTCACCCTGCGAAGCAAAGGGAGCGGCTCTATCGACATAAATAATATTCGCGGCTCAGTACAGGTACCTAACCGCTAG
- a CDS encoding helix-turn-helix domain-containing protein, translating into MDNLSIDDRKALLRRIDDALNENVISLGDAIKIIRTELYGMNQRDYAKFTRVSDKTLRDIEKGNTDPRLSMINKLLAPGGFQISARAVKQII; encoded by the coding sequence ATGGATAACCTATCGATTGACGATCGCAAAGCGCTCCTGAGACGCATAGATGACGCACTGAACGAGAACGTTATTTCACTTGGCGACGCCATCAAGATAATACGTACCGAGCTCTATGGTATGAACCAAAGAGACTATGCCAAGTTTACCAGGGTCTCCGACAAAACCTTGCGTGATATTGAGAAAGGTAATACAGATCCGCGACTGTCTATGATAAACAAATTGCTAGCGCCCGGTGGTTTTCAAATAAGCGCCAGGGCAGTAAAACAGATCATTTAA
- a CDS encoding ABC transporter permease yields MRWITFAFLNVLRNRRRSLFTILVAAVAVAAILTTSGFALFTYQSLAEKAARDEGNFIITHARYFTEEEDTPLQYGLSNVELLQKQLVKDDEIQSALPRIHFNGLISNGDKSSIFMGLGVEPEEFMLKGPFLSMESGRALSDFGSDTQPQIVLGKDLARSLKIMVGDYVTLLSTTTEGALNAMDFHVRGIYTTGVPDIDKRQLYIKLPDAQSLLYTDKVSSLSVYLFDINATQSKMEQYQFLSASLAFTPWWERAFYYQSVKDLYNRIFGLLGGIMVLLVFFSISNTMAMTVTERTREIATLAAMGSYQWEIIRNFVLESTIIGFLGATIGIAFTALTAWGLTYLGLEMPPPPGSNQGYPLTIEFSWQIALLITAIMILVCVLAALKAAYKGSAKPITEALSHV; encoded by the coding sequence ATGCGCTGGATTACCTTTGCTTTTTTAAATGTTCTGCGAAACCGACGTCGTTCTCTATTTACTATTTTAGTTGCCGCAGTCGCCGTTGCCGCGATTTTAACGACCAGTGGTTTTGCCCTTTTCACCTACCAGTCTCTTGCGGAAAAAGCGGCCAGAGATGAAGGGAATTTCATCATTACCCATGCCAGGTATTTTACTGAGGAAGAAGACACGCCCTTGCAATACGGATTATCCAATGTCGAGCTTTTACAAAAACAGCTAGTTAAGGATGACGAAATTCAAAGTGCCTTGCCTAGAATCCACTTTAACGGCCTGATCTCAAATGGTGACAAGAGTTCGATCTTTATGGGTCTGGGCGTAGAACCCGAAGAGTTTATGTTAAAAGGGCCTTTTTTAAGTATGGAGTCTGGACGGGCGCTGTCTGATTTTGGCTCAGATACACAACCTCAGATTGTATTGGGTAAAGATTTAGCACGCAGCCTCAAAATTATGGTGGGCGACTATGTGACATTACTGTCAACCACCACCGAGGGTGCGCTGAATGCGATGGATTTTCACGTTCGTGGCATTTACACCACCGGTGTTCCAGATATCGATAAGCGCCAGCTCTATATTAAGTTGCCGGATGCCCAGTCATTGCTCTACACCGATAAAGTCAGCTCATTGTCAGTGTACTTATTTGATATCAATGCTACACAAAGCAAAATGGAGCAGTACCAGTTTCTCAGTGCTTCATTAGCCTTTACTCCCTGGTGGGAACGCGCTTTTTACTACCAGTCCGTTAAAGATTTATACAACCGAATTTTCGGTTTACTGGGGGGCATCATGGTGCTTCTCGTCTTCTTTTCCATCTCCAATACTATGGCAATGACAGTCACGGAGCGAACCCGGGAAATTGCTACTCTGGCTGCCATGGGTTCATATCAATGGGAGATCATACGCAATTTCGTCCTTGAATCGACCATCATTGGTTTTCTCGGGGCGACAATTGGAATCGCTTTCACCGCCTTAACCGCCTGGGGTTTAACCTATCTTGGCCTAGAGATGCCGCCACCGCCTGGCAGCAATCAAGGCTATCCGTTAACCATTGAGTTTTCCTGGCAAATTGCTTTGCTCATCACGGCAATCATGATCTTAGTCTGTGTACTGGCTGCTTTGAAAGCGGCATACAAAGGCAGCGCAAAACCCATTACAGAGGCTCTCAGTCATGTCTAA
- a CDS encoding 3'-5' exonuclease, with the protein MTKQPLLLVVDLEATCWDSSVPGTDRKQTVNDMEIIEFGCVVAGLDGTIVDSKSFLVKPVMHPALSNFCTELTSITQQDVDTAPGYKEVTASINQWLSTFTLSAWGSWGNYDKNQIQADSQRMGGHPEFFNLPHINLKTSWRKSNGLSRKAKSGLTHALAFHDLEFAGRHHRGIDDAKNITRLLPKIDLTSVPSGLS; encoded by the coding sequence ATGACCAAACAGCCTTTACTATTAGTTGTCGACTTAGAAGCGACTTGCTGGGATAGCAGCGTACCGGGTACCGATCGCAAACAGACGGTAAACGACATGGAAATTATAGAGTTCGGCTGTGTTGTTGCCGGGCTTGATGGCACCATTGTTGACTCAAAGTCCTTTCTCGTAAAACCAGTAATGCACCCTGCATTATCAAATTTCTGTACCGAGCTAACCAGTATCACTCAGCAGGATGTAGACACGGCGCCTGGTTATAAAGAAGTGACTGCAAGTATCAATCAGTGGCTGAGCACCTTTACTTTATCCGCATGGGGAAGCTGGGGCAATTACGATAAGAACCAGATACAAGCGGACTCACAAAGAATGGGCGGTCATCCTGAGTTTTTTAACCTGCCCCATATCAACCTGAAAACATCCTGGCGCAAAAGTAACGGGCTTAGCCGAAAAGCAAAATCCGGATTAACCCATGCCCTGGCGTTTCACGATCTTGAGTTTGCAGGCCGCCACCACCGGGGTATTGATGATGCAAAAAATATAACCCGGCTGTTACCAAAGATTGATCTCACGTCTGTGCCTAGCGGCTTGAGTTAG
- a CDS encoding RNA polymerase sigma factor: protein MTNKEGNHKNAVNFLVFQAKRGDKAALQELYKLFFLPMKRYAAIKTSSATVAEDVVQNVWLKISKRIAKLENDSLFQSWLFRALRWEISDWAKSFHEKNFETSDQAGLEEASNHLDITVVFSAIRGLPDTEGEVVVLHYVNGLSVAETALVLSIPEGTVKSRLSRARELLRKSMNESI from the coding sequence ATGACGAACAAAGAGGGCAACCACAAAAATGCTGTTAACTTCCTGGTGTTTCAGGCAAAGAGAGGTGATAAAGCGGCTCTCCAGGAGTTGTATAAGCTATTTTTCTTGCCCATGAAGCGGTATGCAGCCATCAAAACATCGAGCGCTACGGTGGCTGAAGATGTGGTTCAGAATGTGTGGCTCAAGATCAGTAAACGAATCGCGAAATTAGAGAATGACAGTCTTTTTCAAAGCTGGTTATTCAGAGCCTTAAGGTGGGAAATTTCCGATTGGGCAAAAAGTTTTCATGAAAAAAATTTTGAAACATCTGATCAAGCCGGGCTTGAGGAAGCTTCAAATCACCTGGATATCACGGTCGTATTTTCTGCGATACGTGGATTACCTGACACGGAAGGTGAAGTGGTCGTGTTGCATTACGTAAACGGCCTCTCGGTAGCGGAAACGGCACTGGTGCTTTCGATCCCAGAAGGCACCGTCAAATCCAGGCTGTCCAGAGCGCGAGAATTGCTGCGAAAGTCTATGAATGAAAGTATTTGA
- a CDS encoding DUF3024 domain-containing protein, producing the protein MALSEFEIKKCEKELEAFMAIRRPPVHIRPELDLGYRIENQSIEIFEIRPQWQNPSETMELPVAKTTYVKTQNCWKVYWQRADLKWHAYEPKPKVRRLTEFLKLVSDDQYACFFG; encoded by the coding sequence ATGGCACTTAGTGAATTCGAAATTAAGAAATGTGAGAAAGAACTTGAAGCGTTCATGGCGATACGAAGACCGCCGGTGCACATACGACCAGAGCTTGACCTTGGTTACCGAATTGAAAATCAGAGTATCGAGATTTTCGAGATCAGACCGCAGTGGCAAAATCCTTCTGAAACCATGGAACTGCCGGTAGCAAAAACAACCTACGTAAAAACGCAGAATTGCTGGAAAGTTTATTGGCAGCGCGCTGATTTGAAATGGCATGCTTATGAGCCAAAGCCAAAAGTGAGGCGACTTACTGAGTTTTTAAAGCTTGTGAGTGATGATCAGTACGCTTGTTTCTTTGGTTGA
- a CDS encoding nucleotidyl transferase AbiEii/AbiGii toxin family protein produces the protein MNDAYKRQVKLLLNVLPEIAKADCFAMHGGTAINLFLQDMPRLSVDIDLTYAEIAERPETLDAINAALWRTKERIEKLSASIRVQHKPNVCKLQISQQGVQIKVEVNMVGRGLLEPATKTALCSSAQEQYDVFCAMPIVPLGQLYGGKLCAALDRQHPRDLFDTKLLLEGIGFTDEIKRGFIFALISSNRPTHEMLEPNLLDQQAAFENQFEGMSNLMFSYADYEATRRKLIDTLKASLDATDKRFILLFNKLQPDWSAYDYQHFPSVKWKLFNLAKFKKDSPEAYQRQVEKLEVSLRD, from the coding sequence ATGAATGACGCTTATAAAAGGCAGGTGAAGCTGCTTCTGAATGTGTTGCCAGAAATCGCGAAAGCGGATTGTTTTGCGATGCATGGCGGTACGGCCATTAATTTGTTTCTGCAGGACATGCCCAGACTGTCCGTAGACATCGATTTAACCTATGCCGAGATAGCGGAGCGGCCTGAAACATTGGATGCCATTAATGCCGCACTTTGGCGCACAAAGGAGCGCATTGAAAAATTGAGCGCATCCATTCGCGTACAGCATAAACCAAATGTTTGTAAGCTTCAGATTAGTCAGCAAGGCGTGCAAATTAAGGTTGAAGTGAATATGGTCGGACGTGGTTTATTAGAGCCTGCAACCAAAACGGCACTGTGTTCATCTGCGCAAGAGCAATACGACGTATTCTGTGCCATGCCGATAGTCCCCCTTGGTCAGCTTTATGGCGGTAAACTCTGTGCGGCCCTTGACCGGCAGCACCCAAGAGACCTTTTCGATACGAAGCTGTTATTAGAAGGTATTGGCTTTACGGACGAAATAAAACGTGGCTTCATATTCGCCCTCATCAGCAGCAACCGACCCACTCATGAGATGCTCGAGCCAAACTTACTCGACCAGCAAGCAGCCTTCGAAAACCAGTTCGAGGGGATGAGTAATCTCATGTTCAGTTACGCCGATTATGAAGCCACCCGGCGCAAACTCATCGATACACTAAAAGCGTCGTTAGACGCGACAGATAAGCGGTTTATTCTTTTGTTCAACAAACTACAACCCGACTGGTCTGCATATGACTATCAGCACTTTCCATCCGTTAAATGGAAGTTGTTTAACTTGGCTAAATTCAAAAAGGACAGTCCAGAAGCGTATCAACGTCAAGTTGAGAAACTTGAAGTGTCGCTAAGAGATTGA